From Streptomyces griseorubiginosus, one genomic window encodes:
- a CDS encoding thiamine pyrophosphate-dependent dehydrogenase E1 component subunit alpha gives MAQRASTASKKTTQVSTQVVKDLHERMVRIRLFETEAGKLMEAGKLPGFLHLYVGQEAVAAGVMAALRDDDQITSTHRGHGHAVAKGVGFRAMYAELYGRATGACLGRGGSMHINDLSRGMLGANGIVGAGVPIAVGAAFAARYKGEDSVAVSFFGDGATNIGAWHEGANMAAILGLPVIFVCENNGYAEFTPQSGHMLLTDVADRAAAYGMPSVIVDGMDAVAVHRAATEAVARARAGAGPMMIEAKTYRFFDHQGVKGLRHPYRSDEEVAEWKSRDPIDLIEARAVADGTATRAELDDVWRRTREEIADAIAYAEASPLPDPADLLLNVYSG, from the coding sequence ATGGCTCAACGAGCGTCGACGGCGTCGAAGAAAACCACGCAGGTCAGCACACAGGTCGTCAAGGACCTGCACGAACGCATGGTGCGCATCCGGCTGTTCGAGACCGAGGCGGGAAAGCTCATGGAGGCGGGCAAGCTGCCAGGCTTCCTGCACCTGTATGTCGGCCAGGAAGCCGTCGCCGCCGGCGTCATGGCGGCCCTGCGCGACGACGACCAGATCACCTCCACCCACCGCGGCCACGGACACGCCGTGGCCAAGGGCGTCGGGTTCCGCGCGATGTACGCCGAGCTGTACGGCCGGGCCACCGGAGCCTGCCTCGGCCGCGGCGGCAGCATGCACATCAACGACCTGAGTCGCGGCATGCTCGGCGCCAACGGCATCGTCGGGGCCGGTGTCCCGATCGCCGTGGGCGCCGCCTTCGCCGCCCGCTACAAGGGCGAGGACAGCGTCGCCGTCAGCTTCTTCGGCGACGGCGCCACCAACATCGGCGCCTGGCACGAGGGCGCCAACATGGCCGCGATCCTCGGACTGCCGGTGATCTTCGTCTGCGAGAACAACGGCTACGCCGAGTTCACCCCGCAGTCCGGGCACATGCTCCTCACCGACGTCGCGGACCGGGCCGCCGCCTACGGCATGCCCAGCGTGATCGTCGACGGCATGGACGCGGTCGCCGTCCACCGCGCCGCCACCGAGGCCGTCGCCCGGGCCCGGGCCGGCGCGGGCCCCATGATGATCGAGGCCAAGACCTACCGCTTCTTCGACCACCAGGGCGTCAAGGGCCTCAGGCACCCCTACCGCTCGGACGAGGAGGTCGCCGAGTGGAAGTCGCGCGACCCCATCGACCTGATCGAGGCCCGCGCAGTCGCCGACGGCACCGCGACCCGCGCCGAGCTGGACGACGTGTGGCGGCGCACCCGCGAGGAGATCGCCGATGCCATCGCGTACGCCGAGGCGAGCCCGCTGCCCGACCCCGCCGACCTGCTGCTCAACGTCTACTCGGGATGA
- a CDS encoding alpha-ketoacid dehydrogenase subunit beta gives MTTISEAPAVAPNAGARKLSYVKAFNEGLAQAMREDENVFVAGEDVAGYGGVFRMFDNLLDEFGPRRMIDTPISEAALVGLGVGAAARGLRPVVDLMFMDFIGVCLDQIVNQAAKMKYMFGGALSVPLTITTASGAGLGAAAQHSQSLEAWLAHVPGLKVVMPCDAYTAKGLTVSAIRDDNPVVVMLNKVLLGSVGEVPEEIYGIPLGQAHTARQGSDVTVIALGRMVGEALAAADELAAEGVEIEVIDPRTVQPLDTETMFASVRRTNRVLVVHEAVTFGGLGAEIAAQIQDEVFDYLDAPVLRIGAPFSPVPFSPVLEKAYVPDRARIAQGCRRLLERS, from the coding sequence ATGACCACGATCTCCGAAGCACCGGCCGTCGCCCCGAACGCCGGGGCCCGCAAGCTGAGTTACGTCAAGGCCTTCAACGAAGGACTCGCCCAGGCCATGCGTGAGGACGAGAACGTCTTCGTCGCCGGCGAGGACGTGGCCGGGTACGGCGGTGTGTTCCGCATGTTCGACAACCTCCTCGACGAGTTCGGCCCCCGCCGCATGATCGACACCCCGATCTCCGAGGCCGCCCTGGTCGGCCTCGGCGTGGGAGCCGCCGCCCGGGGCCTGCGCCCGGTCGTCGACCTGATGTTCATGGACTTCATCGGCGTCTGCCTCGACCAGATCGTCAACCAGGCGGCGAAGATGAAGTACATGTTCGGCGGCGCCCTGTCGGTGCCGCTCACCATCACCACCGCCTCCGGAGCGGGCCTCGGCGCCGCCGCCCAGCACAGCCAGAGCCTGGAGGCGTGGCTCGCCCACGTGCCCGGCCTCAAGGTGGTGATGCCGTGCGACGCGTACACCGCCAAGGGCCTGACCGTCTCGGCCATCCGGGACGACAACCCGGTCGTCGTCATGCTCAACAAGGTCCTGCTCGGCAGCGTCGGCGAGGTGCCCGAGGAGATCTACGGCATCCCCCTGGGCCAGGCGCACACCGCACGCCAGGGCTCCGACGTCACCGTGATCGCGCTGGGCCGCATGGTGGGCGAGGCCCTCGCGGCGGCCGACGAACTCGCCGCCGAGGGCGTGGAGATCGAGGTGATCGACCCGCGCACCGTGCAGCCGCTGGACACGGAGACGATGTTCGCCTCCGTCCGCCGCACCAACCGCGTGCTCGTGGTGCACGAGGCCGTCACCTTCGGCGGGCTCGGCGCGGAGATCGCCGCCCAGATCCAGGACGAGGTCTTCGACTACCTCGACGCGCCGGTCCTGCGCATCGGCGCCCCCTTCTCACCCGTGCCCTTCTCGCCGGTCCTGGAGAAGGCGTACGTGCCCGACCGCGCCCGCATCGCCCAGGGCTGCCGGCGCCTGCTCGAAAGGTCGTGA
- a CDS encoding dihydrolipoamide acetyltransferase family protein: MAVEVLLPKIGLTMQEGTIDEWLVPTGAPVAEGEALLRLATDKVDVDVEAEAGGLFHPVVPAGTTVPAGALIGWLLAEGEQPPGDAGTPAQPTGAPTVAVPGTGASTGPLAEAGVAAAPSVNRVGDRLLSSPNARRVAAAADVDLAVVRGTGPGGRIVSEDVEEHVAALAASLPPSGTSSSPLVRKLAKERGIDLSEVNGTGPGGRIRRADLEAVAPAGAPAPVESAPARSGEVIPLTGMRGTIARRMHASLQEMAQLTHGYEVRMDAVVSLRDRLKEEWAGSDLPVPSINDFLLKAAALALRAHPLLNATVRDDGIHLLDDIHLGFAVAVPGGLMVPVIEDAAALSLTGIAGRARTLAEAARAGRISPAQLEGATFTVTSLGGYGVDFFTPVINPGNVAILGVGRLRDGVEWADDRPLRTRVLTLSLTFDHRAVDGAPAAEFLRTLGELLSKPLRLLV; encoded by the coding sequence GTGGCGGTCGAGGTTCTGCTGCCGAAGATCGGCCTGACCATGCAGGAAGGCACGATCGACGAATGGCTGGTGCCCACCGGCGCCCCCGTCGCGGAGGGCGAGGCGCTGCTGCGGCTGGCCACCGACAAGGTCGACGTGGATGTCGAGGCGGAGGCCGGGGGGCTGTTCCATCCGGTGGTCCCGGCGGGAACCACCGTGCCCGCCGGGGCTCTCATCGGGTGGCTGCTGGCGGAGGGCGAGCAGCCACCGGGGGACGCGGGCACGCCCGCCCAGCCCACGGGTGCTCCTACGGTGGCCGTCCCCGGCACCGGCGCGTCTACGGGTCCGCTCGCCGAGGCCGGGGTGGCCGCCGCCCCTTCCGTCAACCGCGTCGGTGACCGCCTGCTGTCCTCCCCGAACGCCCGACGCGTCGCCGCGGCAGCCGACGTCGACCTCGCCGTCGTACGCGGCACCGGGCCCGGCGGCCGGATCGTCTCCGAGGACGTGGAAGAGCACGTGGCGGCGCTCGCCGCATCCCTCCCGCCGAGCGGTACGTCCTCCTCGCCGCTGGTGCGCAAGCTGGCGAAGGAACGGGGCATCGACCTCTCCGAGGTGAACGGCACCGGGCCGGGCGGCCGGATCCGCCGGGCCGATCTGGAGGCAGTCGCCCCGGCAGGCGCCCCGGCACCCGTGGAGTCCGCCCCCGCCCGCTCCGGCGAGGTCATCCCGCTGACCGGCATGCGCGGCACCATCGCCCGCCGGATGCACGCCAGCCTCCAGGAGATGGCCCAGCTGACACACGGCTACGAGGTCCGGATGGACGCCGTGGTGTCGCTGCGGGACCGGCTCAAGGAGGAGTGGGCCGGCAGCGACCTGCCGGTGCCCAGCATCAACGACTTCCTCCTGAAGGCCGCGGCCCTGGCCCTGCGCGCGCACCCGCTGCTCAACGCGACGGTCCGGGACGACGGCATCCACCTGCTCGACGACATCCACCTGGGCTTCGCGGTGGCCGTACCGGGCGGCCTCATGGTTCCCGTGATCGAGGACGCGGCCGCGCTGTCGCTGACCGGGATCGCCGGCCGGGCGAGGACCCTTGCCGAGGCCGCGCGCGCCGGGCGGATCTCCCCGGCGCAGCTGGAGGGGGCGACGTTCACGGTCACCTCGCTCGGCGGCTACGGCGTCGACTTCTTCACTCCCGTGATCAATCCCGGCAATGTCGCGATCCTCGGGGTGGGCAGGCTCAGGGACGGCGTCGAGTGGGCGGACGACAGGCCGTTGCGGACGCGGGTGCTCACCCTGAGCCTCACCTTCGACCACCGCGCCGTCGACGGGGCACCGGCCGCCGAATTCCTGCGCACGCTGGGGGAGTTGCTGAGCAAGCCCCTTCGCCTGCTGGTGTGA
- a CDS encoding helix-turn-helix domain-containing protein: MTTSGTRAAHRPSRKQWVIEAATELFATQPPDEVTVADIAARAEMTSAAVYYHFSSKDQVLAETMRAFAAALREQLQTITEAHEPGSDIGSAVTTLLAWMGEHRSAATVFFVSSAGMSQDAEALRQESRTEVLDELVRLIRKARVSVSDAEAAVIGLGLLALLETSAISQVRGDDVYRSLGHRAFVREVGELAERIAEPAT; this comes from the coding sequence ATGACGACATCCGGAACCCGCGCAGCTCACCGCCCCTCGCGCAAGCAGTGGGTGATTGAAGCGGCGACGGAGCTGTTCGCCACCCAGCCGCCGGACGAGGTGACGGTGGCCGACATCGCGGCCCGCGCCGAGATGACCTCGGCGGCGGTGTACTACCACTTCTCCTCCAAGGACCAGGTCCTGGCGGAGACCATGCGGGCGTTCGCCGCCGCGCTGCGCGAGCAGTTGCAGACGATCACCGAGGCGCATGAGCCCGGCTCGGACATCGGCTCGGCGGTCACCACACTGCTGGCCTGGATGGGCGAGCACCGCTCCGCCGCCACCGTGTTCTTCGTGTCGTCGGCCGGCATGAGCCAGGACGCCGAGGCGCTGCGCCAGGAGAGCCGTACGGAGGTGCTGGACGAGCTGGTGCGGTTGATCCGCAAGGCCCGTGTGTCCGTCTCCGACGCCGAGGCGGCGGTGATCGGCCTCGGCCTGCTGGCGCTGCTGGAGACCTCGGCGATCTCGCAGGTCCGGGGGGACGACGTGTACCGGTCGCTGGGGCACCGCGCGTTCGTCCGCGAGGTCGGCGAGCTCGCGGAGCGGATCGCCGAACCGGCCACCTAG
- a CDS encoding TetR/AcrR family transcriptional regulator has product MMAATAKNGKQPAHRPSRRQHIITAAVRVFGRNGFAETSVQDIADEAQVVPTAVYYHFDGKEELLELSMRRVFDQLNAVVEAARPESEPGDAEGLVRVIDAVWEWVEKNPDEARLYQVQVASANGNVKVLRDEFEQRHIQRGYDYLPEGTTRSPRAAKARHAAQALAVRTLISTTMLVTALRAEGGPLSQLPSRSVLEAVRSLALRIVAAEQKAD; this is encoded by the coding sequence ATGATGGCGGCCACGGCGAAGAACGGCAAGCAGCCCGCCCACCGACCCTCGAGGCGGCAGCACATCATCACCGCCGCCGTGCGGGTGTTCGGCCGCAACGGCTTCGCGGAGACCAGCGTCCAGGACATCGCCGACGAGGCGCAGGTCGTCCCCACCGCCGTCTACTACCACTTCGACGGCAAGGAGGAACTGCTCGAGCTCTCCATGCGCCGGGTCTTCGACCAGCTGAACGCGGTCGTGGAGGCGGCCCGGCCGGAGTCCGAGCCCGGTGACGCGGAGGGTCTGGTGCGCGTCATCGACGCCGTGTGGGAGTGGGTGGAGAAGAACCCGGACGAGGCCCGGCTCTACCAGGTGCAGGTCGCCTCGGCCAACGGCAACGTCAAGGTGCTCCGGGACGAGTTCGAGCAGCGGCACATCCAGCGCGGCTACGACTACCTGCCCGAGGGCACCACCCGCAGCCCCCGCGCCGCCAAGGCCCGGCACGCGGCACAGGCCCTCGCCGTCCGCACCCTCATCAGCACGACCATGCTCGTCACCGCGCTGCGGGCGGAGGGCGGACCGCTGTCCCAGCTGCCCTCCCGGTCCGTGCTGGAGGCGGTCCGGTCCCTGGCGCTGCGCATCGTCGCCGCCGAGCAGAAGGCGGACTAA
- a CDS encoding thiolase family protein: MSRRDDVYVVGCGMTPFGRDESVSGMDMAERAVREALADAGVTWDAIGFAAGGSDVSGKPDTLVGRLGLTGVPFVNVQNGCATGASTVLTVADALRAGEASLGLAVGFDKHERGAFHVSAARYGLGDWYAETGMMLTTQFFALKTRRYLHEHGISDRALAMVAARAFRNGSHHPLAWRRKPLTEQEILDSAEVSPPLTQYMFCSPGQGAAALVLALGDRAFDLCERPVRLASLAFRTRRSGSFEVFSPWLPPGPHRSPSVDAAEAAFRTAGVRPADVQVAQLQDTDSGSELIHLAETGLCGHGEQEELLAGGATDPTGRTPVNTDGGCLAGGEPVGASGLRQFHEVVRQLQGRAPGLQVPGAPRVGFTHVYGAPGISACSVLTV, from the coding sequence ATGAGCCGGCGCGACGACGTGTACGTGGTCGGGTGCGGGATGACGCCGTTCGGCCGCGACGAGAGCGTCAGCGGAATGGACATGGCCGAGCGCGCGGTGCGCGAGGCGCTCGCCGACGCCGGTGTCACCTGGGACGCCATCGGCTTCGCGGCCGGCGGCTCCGACGTGTCCGGCAAGCCCGACACGCTGGTGGGCAGGCTGGGCCTGACCGGAGTGCCGTTCGTCAACGTGCAGAACGGCTGCGCGACCGGCGCCTCCACCGTGCTGACGGTGGCCGACGCGCTGCGCGCGGGCGAGGCCTCCCTCGGACTGGCGGTGGGCTTCGACAAGCACGAGCGCGGCGCGTTCCACGTCTCCGCCGCCCGTTACGGCCTGGGCGACTGGTACGCCGAGACCGGCATGATGCTCACCACCCAGTTCTTCGCGCTGAAGACGCGGCGGTACCTGCACGAGCACGGGATCTCGGACCGGGCGCTGGCGATGGTCGCCGCGCGGGCCTTCCGCAACGGCTCGCACCATCCCCTGGCCTGGCGGCGCAAGCCGCTGACGGAGCAGGAGATCCTGGACTCGGCCGAGGTCAGCCCGCCGCTCACCCAGTACATGTTCTGCTCGCCCGGGCAGGGCGCGGCCGCGCTGGTCCTCGCGCTCGGCGACCGCGCCTTCGACCTGTGCGAACGCCCCGTCAGGCTGGCGTCGCTGGCCTTCCGTACCCGCCGCTCCGGGTCGTTCGAGGTGTTCTCCCCGTGGCTGCCGCCGGGCCCGCACCGCAGCCCCAGCGTCGACGCCGCGGAGGCGGCCTTCCGTACGGCGGGGGTGCGGCCCGCGGACGTCCAGGTGGCCCAGCTCCAGGACACCGACAGCGGCTCGGAGCTGATCCACCTGGCCGAGACCGGGCTGTGCGGCCACGGCGAACAGGAGGAGCTGCTGGCCGGCGGTGCCACCGATCCCACGGGCCGGACACCGGTCAACACCGACGGCGGCTGTCTGGCCGGCGGTGAGCCCGTGGGCGCCTCCGGGCTGCGCCAGTTCCACGAGGTCGTACGACAGTTGCAGGGCCGCGCGCCCGGTCTGCAGGTGCCAGGCGCCCCCCGGGTGGGCTTCACCCATGTGTACGGGGCGCCCGGGATCAGCGCGTGCTCGGTGCTGACGGTGTGA
- a CDS encoding Zn-ribbon domain-containing OB-fold protein produces MTTRLIDESLFESRKNQEYDDGAPRRLMGARCSGCTTVVFPRQDSCPRCSHGAMSAHVLPVSGRVWSWTLQAFPPKPPYRPPAGGHQPYHLGYVDLGEVLVEARLAVHREEIRIGLPVRLTTVTAYQDEDGTEVMTFAFRPERDDER; encoded by the coding sequence ATGACCACCAGACTCATCGACGAGTCGTTGTTCGAGAGCCGGAAGAACCAGGAGTACGACGACGGGGCCCCTCGGCGTCTCATGGGCGCCCGCTGCTCCGGGTGCACCACGGTCGTCTTCCCCCGGCAGGACTCGTGCCCCCGGTGCTCGCACGGGGCGATGTCCGCGCACGTACTGCCGGTGAGCGGACGGGTGTGGTCGTGGACGCTCCAGGCGTTCCCTCCCAAACCGCCCTACCGGCCGCCGGCCGGCGGGCACCAGCCGTACCACCTGGGCTATGTGGACCTCGGCGAGGTGCTGGTCGAGGCGCGTCTGGCGGTGCACCGCGAGGAGATCCGGATCGGTCTGCCGGTCCGGCTCACCACGGTGACCGCGTACCAGGACGAGGACGGGACCGAGGTCATGACCTTCGCGTTCCGCCCGGAACGGGACGACGAGCGATGA
- a CDS encoding acyl-CoA dehydrogenase family protein, whose amino-acid sequence MTTSTVTDGTALSDSELDDLRETVRSVCADAGGTAAVRGLSEEAPGIDAGLWDVLGRQVGLAALGLPGSAGGIGGLAEITAVCEELGRALAPVPLLSSTVLAGQVLAGCGTAGRALAELAEGAVHALAVAAPDGTWRADAVPVAVSWQGSVPVLDGTAPFVLDGADAETLVVAAAGADGVDLFLVDPHEPGVTVRRVPTLDLSRGQAVIAFSGCRARALTAGGEGADVVSRALDVGLVALAAEQLGGAQAALDMTVAHVRDRTQFGRAIGGFQAVKHACADMLLQVEAARSAVVRAVRSDGSPEALAEAAAVAQAWCGEAFVSVAAQCVHLHGGMGFTWEHDAHLYFRRAQADAVLLGGAAHHRERLAGLLGW is encoded by the coding sequence ATGACGACGAGCACCGTGACCGACGGCACGGCCCTGTCGGACAGCGAACTGGACGACCTGCGCGAGACCGTGCGGTCGGTGTGCGCCGACGCCGGTGGCACCGCCGCGGTCCGCGGGCTGTCCGAGGAGGCCCCCGGCATCGACGCCGGGTTGTGGGACGTCCTCGGCCGGCAGGTCGGCCTCGCCGCCCTGGGTCTGCCCGGGTCGGCGGGAGGCATCGGCGGCCTCGCCGAGATCACCGCCGTCTGCGAGGAGTTGGGCCGGGCCCTGGCCCCGGTGCCGCTGCTGTCCTCGACCGTGCTGGCCGGTCAGGTGCTGGCCGGCTGCGGTACGGCCGGCCGGGCGCTGGCGGAGCTGGCCGAGGGCGCCGTCCATGCCCTGGCGGTGGCCGCGCCCGACGGGACCTGGCGGGCGGACGCCGTGCCGGTGGCCGTCTCCTGGCAGGGCAGCGTGCCGGTGCTGGACGGCACCGCGCCGTTCGTCCTTGACGGTGCCGACGCCGAGACGCTGGTGGTGGCCGCGGCCGGGGCCGACGGCGTGGACCTCTTCCTGGTCGACCCGCACGAGCCGGGGGTCACGGTGCGCCGGGTCCCCACCCTGGACCTCAGCCGGGGCCAGGCCGTGATCGCCTTCTCCGGCTGCCGGGCCCGGGCGCTGACCGCCGGCGGCGAGGGGGCGGACGTCGTCTCCCGCGCCCTGGACGTGGGCCTGGTGGCGCTGGCCGCCGAGCAACTCGGCGGCGCGCAGGCCGCGTTGGACATGACGGTGGCCCATGTGCGCGACCGCACCCAGTTCGGGCGGGCGATCGGTGGCTTCCAGGCGGTCAAGCACGCCTGCGCCGACATGCTGCTCCAGGTCGAGGCCGCCCGGTCGGCGGTGGTGCGCGCGGTCCGCTCGGACGGCTCGCCCGAGGCGCTGGCCGAGGCCGCGGCGGTGGCCCAGGCCTGGTGCGGCGAGGCGTTCGTCTCGGTCGCCGCCCAGTGCGTCCACCTGCACGGCGGGATGGGCTTCACGTGGGAGCACGACGCGCATCTGTACTTCCGGCGCGCCCAGGCCGACGCGGTCCTGCTGGGCGGCGCCGCACACCATCGGGAACGGCTGGCCGGTCTGCTGGGCTGGTGA
- a CDS encoding putative PEP-binding protein — MSVTDREAGRRTAPRSAPGPLAPSGTASERPGRVLVPYGQGRIRGLGADELGAHGAAMDRLLALGLPVVPGLTVPAGAAASLCEAETAEAAVELVEQLSGRRMGDPARPLLLRLTASAPTEVAGLPPDLACLGLSPARADELSAVIGSAEALYEVWAGTVRMIAEYALDVPAAVLDDALLDTPEPRARVEVLLSLAAEHGSRPFPDDPPQQLALAARALLGRWDSPRARRSRRAQRLPAELAVALHVQALRIGPADHSGYGTAVSRDPATGRFSPHGAFFRGVRRSAPAPHTGEPLERLAGGTALLEHSLLTLERHLRTPVSVDFEVRDDEISLLAASPQSRPPLRASVCLAADLARDGALSHEEAVRRISPAQVQDLLHPQLRLTGGEELLVKGLPASPGAATGAVVLSSERALELAADGTRVVLVAAETNPADVPGMLAAAAVLTATGGIASHAAVVARGAGKPAVCGAEGLRVDRTAGTVRFGERVLREGDPVSLDGRTGAVYAGTLSVSVTGPPPELSTLLEWADSARRLGVRVNADTAGEVETALALGAEGVGLCRTEHQFLGERLPLIRRVLLAADPAARDEALVALERAQHEDFRALLAAVGDRPVTVRLLDAPLHEFLPAPGQALDAAEEQRAAALREANPMLGLRGVRLALLHERLYPAQAEALFTAWADVAATGVRPRLEVMVPLVSLPEELAAAAAYVRGAADAVAARTGVEVPYRLGTMIETPRAALLAGELAEHAEFFSFGTNDLTQLTYGFSRDDVERQVLASYQDRGFLTASPFARLDPHGVGALVALAAERAREVRPGIKLGVCGEHGGDPESIAFCDGLGLDYVSCSAHRVPVARMAAAHSALREPGEHSGSTR, encoded by the coding sequence GTGAGCGTCACCGACCGCGAGGCGGGCCGCCGCACCGCACCACGATCGGCGCCGGGCCCGCTCGCACCGTCCGGGACGGCCTCCGAGAGACCCGGCCGGGTCCTGGTGCCCTACGGGCAGGGGCGGATCCGCGGCCTCGGCGCCGACGAGCTGGGCGCGCACGGCGCGGCCATGGACCGGCTGCTGGCCCTCGGCCTGCCGGTCGTGCCGGGGCTCACCGTGCCCGCGGGCGCCGCCGCGTCGCTGTGCGAGGCCGAGACCGCCGAGGCCGCCGTAGAACTGGTCGAACAGCTCTCGGGGCGGCGCATGGGCGACCCGGCGCGGCCGCTGCTGCTGCGCCTGACGGCGAGCGCGCCCACCGAGGTCGCCGGACTGCCGCCCGACCTGGCCTGTCTCGGCCTCTCCCCCGCCCGTGCGGACGAGCTGTCCGCTGTCATCGGAAGTGCCGAGGCCCTCTACGAGGTATGGGCCGGCACCGTGCGCATGATCGCCGAGTACGCCCTCGACGTGCCCGCCGCCGTGCTCGACGACGCCCTCCTGGACACACCCGAACCCCGGGCCCGGGTGGAGGTGCTGCTGTCCCTGGCGGCGGAGCACGGCTCCCGTCCCTTCCCCGACGACCCGCCACAGCAGCTCGCGCTGGCCGCGCGCGCCCTGCTCGGCCGGTGGGACTCCCCCCGGGCACGAAGGTCCCGCCGCGCCCAGAGGCTCCCCGCCGAGCTGGCCGTCGCCCTGCATGTCCAGGCCCTGCGCATCGGCCCCGCCGACCACTCGGGCTACGGCACCGCGGTCAGCCGCGACCCCGCGACCGGACGCTTCTCGCCCCACGGCGCCTTCTTCCGCGGAGTGCGCCGCAGCGCCCCCGCACCGCACACCGGTGAACCGCTGGAGCGGCTCGCGGGCGGCACCGCCTTGCTCGAACACTCCTTGCTCACCCTGGAACGCCATCTGCGCACCCCGGTGTCGGTCGACTTCGAGGTGCGCGACGACGAGATCTCCCTGCTCGCCGCCTCCCCGCAATCGCGCCCGCCGCTCCGCGCCTCGGTGTGTCTGGCCGCGGACCTGGCCCGGGACGGGGCCCTCAGTCACGAGGAGGCCGTACGCCGGATCAGCCCCGCGCAGGTGCAGGATCTGCTGCACCCGCAGTTGCGGCTGACCGGCGGCGAGGAGCTGCTGGTGAAGGGGCTGCCCGCGTCCCCCGGGGCGGCGACCGGGGCGGTCGTGCTGTCCAGTGAACGCGCCCTCGAACTGGCCGCGGACGGCACGCGGGTCGTCCTCGTGGCCGCCGAGACGAACCCGGCGGACGTCCCCGGGATGCTGGCCGCCGCCGCGGTGCTGACAGCCACCGGTGGCATCGCCTCCCACGCCGCCGTGGTGGCGCGGGGCGCCGGCAAGCCCGCGGTGTGCGGCGCGGAGGGACTGCGCGTGGACCGGACCGCCGGGACGGTGCGCTTCGGCGAGCGCGTGCTGCGCGAGGGCGACCCGGTCTCGCTGGACGGCCGTACCGGCGCCGTCTACGCGGGGACGCTGAGCGTCAGCGTCACCGGACCGCCGCCCGAACTGTCCACCCTGCTGGAGTGGGCGGACTCCGCGCGCCGGCTGGGTGTGCGGGTCAACGCCGACACGGCCGGCGAGGTGGAGACCGCCCTCGCCCTGGGGGCGGAGGGGGTCGGGCTGTGCCGTACGGAGCACCAGTTCCTCGGTGAGCGGCTGCCGCTGATCCGGCGGGTGCTGCTGGCCGCCGACCCGGCCGCCCGCGACGAGGCGCTCGTCGCGTTGGAGCGCGCCCAGCACGAGGACTTCCGCGCGCTGCTGGCCGCCGTAGGGGATCGTCCGGTGACCGTGCGGCTGCTGGACGCGCCGCTGCACGAGTTCCTGCCCGCCCCCGGGCAGGCCCTGGACGCGGCCGAGGAGCAGCGGGCCGCCGCGCTGCGGGAGGCGAACCCGATGCTCGGGCTGCGCGGGGTGCGGCTGGCGCTGCTGCACGAAAGGCTCTACCCGGCGCAGGCCGAGGCGCTGTTCACTGCCTGGGCCGATGTCGCCGCCACCGGCGTCCGGCCGCGGCTGGAGGTGATGGTCCCGCTCGTCAGCCTGCCGGAGGAACTGGCCGCCGCGGCCGCCTACGTGCGCGGTGCCGCCGACGCGGTCGCCGCCCGCACCGGAGTCGAGGTGCCGTACCGGCTCGGCACGATGATCGAGACCCCGCGGGCCGCGCTGCTGGCCGGTGAACTCGCCGAGCACGCCGAGTTCTTCTCCTTCGGCACCAACGACCTCACCCAGCTGACCTACGGGTTCTCCCGGGACGACGTCGAGCGCCAGGTGCTCGCCTCCTACCAGGACCGCGGGTTCCTCACCGCCAGCCCCTTCGCCCGGCTCGACCCGCACGGAGTCGGAGCCCTGGTCGCCCTGGCCGCCGAGCGGGCCCGGGAGGTGCGGCCCGGCATCAAGCTCGGCGTGTGCGGTGAGCACGGCGGTGACCCCGAGTCGATCGCGTTCTGCGACGGTCTCGGTCTCGACTACGTCTCCTGTTCCGCACACCGCGTCCCGGTGGCCCGGATGGCCGCCGCGCACAGCGCCCTGCGGGAACCGGGCGAGCACAGCGGGAGCACACGATGA